The following coding sequences lie in one Komagataeibacter sucrofermentans DSM 15973 genomic window:
- the rbfA gene encoding 30S ribosome-binding factor RbfA translates to MSESGPAGKLAGHSASGPSQRQLRVAEEVRRVLAEIFARTEFRDPDLADVRITVTEVRISPDLKHATVFVARLGRSDVAELLPALKRVTPFLRTRLSHALRLRGVPDLHFQPDTALDYAMEVDTMLRQPEVLRDLSDED, encoded by the coding sequence ATGAGCGAGAGTGGGCCGGCAGGGAAACTTGCCGGCCATTCCGCGTCTGGTCCCTCGCAGCGTCAGCTGCGTGTGGCGGAAGAAGTCCGCCGCGTGCTGGCGGAAATATTTGCCCGCACCGAATTCCGTGACCCGGATCTGGCCGATGTGCGCATTACGGTCACCGAAGTGCGTATCTCGCCCGACCTCAAGCATGCCACGGTTTTCGTGGCACGACTGGGCCGGAGCGATGTGGCGGAACTGCTGCCCGCGCTCAAGCGCGTAACGCCGTTCCTGCGCACCCGCCTGTCGCACGCGCTCAGGCTGCGTGGCGTGCCAGACCTGCACTTCCAGCCTGATACGGCGCTTGATTACGCCATGGAAGTCGACACCATGCTGCGCCAACCTGAAGTGCTGCGCGACCTCTCGGATGAAGACTGA